The following are encoded in a window of Variovorax paradoxus genomic DNA:
- a CDS encoding glycine zipper domain-containing protein, whose protein sequence is MSASNNLEAAAEDIASDVRGVLASKDLDSVPHIKALRQRIDTKLAIARELASEKSKLAAKKARQAATATNTYAHDEPWQVAGAALAVGVLVGLLLGRR, encoded by the coding sequence ATGAGTGCATCCAACAATCTTGAAGCAGCAGCCGAAGACATCGCAAGCGACGTGCGCGGCGTGCTGGCCAGCAAGGACCTGGACTCGGTTCCCCACATCAAGGCGCTGCGCCAACGCATCGACACCAAGCTCGCCATCGCGCGCGAACTGGCTTCCGAAAAGAGCAAGCTGGCCGCCAAGAAGGCGCGTCAGGCGGCCACCGCGACCAACACCTACGCCCACGACGAACCTTGGCAGGTTGCCGGTGCTGCACTGGCCGTCGGCGTGCTGGTGGGCCTGTTGCTTGGCCGCCGCTGA
- a CDS encoding stereocilin translates to MATQPDLPSPITPDLPVEPDEGPEHAPDEPTDPEPPPSAK, encoded by the coding sequence ATGGCCACCCAACCCGATCTTCCGTCTCCGATCACACCCGACCTGCCGGTCGAGCCCGACGAAGGGCCGGAGCACGCGCCCGACGAGCCCACCGATCCCGAGCCGCCGCCCAGCGCGAAGTGA
- a CDS encoding polyketide synthase: MASETTLGDLFVSPPARAAAGERLGVSLALDAGFAQRWLASLGATGYLPDTLFVGAWGLLQSHWLGTALPVPASATAGAWLAQFDLDRRAMQRTSETPPHLRHLRLDARTELPASLHLDVDARLMDAPCATRLLAAIADTAADLLARPDAALHAIRALPDVDRNDQLTAWTAPPAAPDLSLTVPAVFRRRAAATPDAVALVEGDEAMRYGELDARSDRLARRLQRSGVRAGDNVGMVFERSMAAIVAMLGILKAGAAYVPVPTDFPPERIATMFDQAGVTRVVTTDALASLVPANRAAVRIDGPDEDPADLAPWTPPASDGESLAYLMYTSGSTGVPKGIEISHRAVLRLVVDVDYIELAPGRAMLHAAPLAFDASTLEVWGPLLNGGRCVIHDERVPTGAGLARTIARHEVHTAWLTASLFNAVVDGDPQHLAGLAHLFTGGEALSVPHVQRALDALPGLTLSNGYGPTECTTFATTHRIERAAVAAGLRSVPLGRPIKDTVLRVLSPTLTLLPSGLVGELCIGGHGLARGYLGQPELTAARFVPDPFGAPGDRLYRTGDLARWLPDGTMEFIGRIDGQVKIHGHRIETGEVEAAILAHPAVQSCAVVARPGRDGQLRLVAYLVARAQKLAWDTLRAHLAARLPAAMLPSAQVWLAQLPVTPNGKLDRNALPEPAGERPELAQSFEAARSVLEQQVCDAFARALGIDTAGRNDNFFDLGGSSLLVLQVLADLQREGAPPLSTNLFFRHPTPAAIAAQLQPAPEASPVPQPLPVRKDVARAAADAPEPIALIATAGRFPGAGDVEQFWDNLVAGRDTVSFFDDASLDAGVSESLRRDPAYVRARGVIDGIEGFDAAFFGLGPKEAALMDPQHRVFLEICWECLERAGYVPDEAPGPVGVYAGTYNATYFQRHVASRPDLVEAVGEFQVMLGNEKDYITTRVANRLNLRGPAVSVNTACSTSLVAIAQAFHALRTGQCYMALAGGASVTCPPRSGYLYNEGSMLSPDGHTRSFDAQAKGTVFSDGAAVVLLKRLSDAQADGDTIYAVLRSACVNNDGGAKASFTAPSVDGQAAVIRAALAAADVDARSISYVEAHGTATPMGDPVEVEALAVAYAEHTDARGYCTLGSLKSNVGHMVTAAGAAGLIKTALALHHELIPPTAHFTAPNPAIDFARTPFHVSNQLQPWPRADLPRRAGVSAFGVGGTNAHVVLEEAPAQPLRAMQPGVHVLALSARSEAALSVAAQQLATHLEEQPGLGLGDAAFTLCVGRKAHAFRRAVVAGDAAQAIEALRSENAAWRVSDRIAERAPQPLLMFPGQGAQYPGMGRALHAGDPVFAAAFDNALRAFDGALDFDLRERMFTDDPQALAPTAVTQPALFTLEYALARRLLSLGLRPHALIGHSVGEFVAAVIAGVMRLEDAARLIARRGALMQAQPAGVMLSVRLGAEALAPRLAASPQVSLAAENAPGACVAAGPSEAIAELQAALEAEGVACRLLQTSHAFHSAMMDAAVAPFEALVRQVALHAPQIPIYSTFTGRLLESAEATSPAYWAQHLRGTVRFSPALQSAAGDATHPVFVEVGPRNTLAALVRQHRLPGLAPASKAGAVAVSLLHGEPADETRTLRLAAARLWTCGAEVDLALLAPRAGARRVCLPTYPFERKRLWVDIAPAAPVSPTSPALAPVLPLLSVLPVSLEPIVTAAAPSPQLPLPTPQPPDASRAASVDARLRALFEDISGIDMAQAEGHAPFGEIGMDSLTLTQAATQIKKRFKVELSFRQLMETYRSFDALAAYLLQSLPPEAEPVAAPVTADVPATPVVQAAMQAPSQGLPQPTGLLNQVIAQQMELMRQQLALLSGAAVPVAAALPVVAEPVPVAQPQPTEAPLRYDVNKAFGAIARIHTQRSAEPSARQKARLATFVRRYVERTQKSKRFTEENRAHMADPRVVNGFRPLTKEITYQIVIERSKGSKMWDIDGNAYVDALNGFGLNLFGWQPDFVQDAVRAQLDAGYEIGPQHPLAADVTRLICELTGSERAGLCNTGSEAVMAALRIARTVTGRSTVVAFTGSYHGTFDEVLVRAGKGGKGLSAAPGVMSGMFGDIRVLDYGTPEALAFIRDNAADLAAVLVEPVQSRRPDFQPREFLHDVRDITTKHGCCLIFDEVITGFRTALGGAQELFGVRADLATYGKVIGGGFPVGVIAGKREFMDALDGGAWQYGDDSIPGVGVTYFAGTFVRHPLALAAAKASLMHLKEAGPALQAGLNASTTAMAAELSGWCQEVGAPLAIRHFSSLWRVSWLEDHPMQDLLFAMMRSRGVHILDNFPCFLTSAHSAEDIAFIQRAFKESVAEMQESGFLPRRAPAPTRFDARKPVEDGSVLARDSDGRPFWHVPEDAASHERLINGKAAA; the protein is encoded by the coding sequence ATGGCTTCGGAGACCACGCTGGGCGATCTTTTCGTCTCGCCGCCTGCGCGCGCGGCAGCGGGCGAACGGCTCGGCGTCTCGCTGGCCCTCGACGCCGGCTTCGCGCAGCGCTGGCTGGCGTCGCTGGGTGCCACGGGGTACCTGCCTGACACGCTGTTCGTCGGCGCCTGGGGGCTGCTGCAATCGCACTGGCTGGGCACGGCCCTGCCAGTGCCGGCGTCCGCCACCGCGGGCGCGTGGCTGGCCCAGTTCGACCTCGACCGGCGCGCCATGCAGCGCACTTCGGAAACCCCGCCGCACCTGCGGCACCTGCGGCTCGACGCGCGCACGGAACTGCCCGCGAGCCTGCATCTGGACGTCGACGCGCGCCTGATGGACGCGCCCTGCGCCACCCGCCTGCTCGCCGCCATCGCCGACACCGCTGCCGATCTGCTGGCGCGCCCCGACGCAGCGCTGCACGCCATCCGCGCCCTGCCCGACGTCGACCGCAACGACCAGCTCACCGCATGGACCGCGCCGCCCGCCGCGCCCGACCTGTCGCTCACCGTGCCTGCCGTGTTCCGTCGCCGGGCCGCGGCCACGCCCGACGCGGTGGCGCTGGTGGAAGGCGACGAAGCCATGCGCTACGGCGAGCTCGACGCGCGCAGCGACCGGCTCGCACGGCGCCTGCAGCGGTCGGGCGTGCGGGCGGGCGACAACGTCGGGATGGTGTTCGAGCGTTCGATGGCCGCCATCGTCGCCATGCTCGGCATCCTCAAGGCCGGCGCGGCCTATGTGCCCGTGCCGACCGACTTCCCGCCCGAACGGATCGCCACCATGTTCGACCAGGCCGGCGTGACCCGGGTGGTGACGACCGATGCGCTCGCCTCTCTCGTGCCGGCCAACCGCGCCGCCGTACGCATCGACGGGCCTGACGAAGACCCCGCGGACCTTGCACCGTGGACGCCGCCGGCCAGCGACGGCGAATCGCTGGCGTACCTCATGTACACCTCGGGCTCGACCGGCGTACCCAAGGGCATCGAGATCAGCCATCGCGCCGTCCTGCGGCTGGTGGTCGATGTCGACTACATCGAACTCGCACCCGGGCGCGCGATGCTGCATGCGGCGCCGCTCGCCTTCGACGCCTCGACGCTCGAAGTCTGGGGGCCCTTGCTGAACGGCGGGCGCTGCGTGATCCACGACGAACGGGTACCCACCGGCGCCGGCCTCGCACGCACCATCGCCCGCCACGAGGTACACACCGCCTGGCTCACGGCCTCGCTCTTCAACGCCGTGGTCGATGGCGATCCGCAGCACCTTGCGGGCCTCGCGCACCTGTTCACCGGCGGCGAGGCGCTGTCGGTACCCCATGTGCAGCGCGCGCTCGACGCACTCCCCGGGCTCACGCTCAGCAACGGCTACGGGCCGACCGAGTGCACGACCTTCGCGACCACGCATCGCATCGAGCGCGCCGCTGTCGCGGCAGGCCTGCGCTCGGTGCCGCTCGGCCGCCCCATCAAGGACACCGTGCTGCGCGTGCTGAGCCCGACGCTGACCCTGCTGCCCAGTGGACTCGTGGGCGAGCTGTGCATCGGCGGACACGGCCTGGCCCGCGGGTACCTGGGGCAGCCCGAACTCACGGCCGCGCGCTTCGTGCCCGATCCTTTCGGCGCACCCGGCGATCGGCTCTACCGCACCGGTGACCTCGCCCGCTGGCTGCCCGACGGCACGATGGAATTCATCGGCCGCATCGACGGCCAGGTCAAGATCCACGGCCACCGCATCGAGACCGGCGAGGTCGAGGCAGCCATCCTTGCGCATCCCGCGGTGCAGTCCTGCGCGGTGGTCGCGCGGCCCGGTCGCGACGGCCAATTGCGTCTTGTCGCTTACCTGGTCGCACGCGCGCAAAAGCTCGCGTGGGACACGCTGCGCGCGCACCTGGCGGCCCGCCTGCCCGCGGCGATGCTGCCGTCGGCGCAGGTCTGGCTCGCGCAGCTTCCCGTCACGCCCAACGGCAAGCTCGACCGCAACGCGCTGCCCGAGCCGGCCGGCGAGCGCCCTGAACTTGCGCAGTCTTTCGAAGCTGCGCGCAGCGTGCTGGAGCAGCAGGTGTGTGACGCCTTCGCGCGCGCGCTGGGCATCGACACGGCCGGGCGCAACGACAACTTCTTCGACCTGGGCGGCAGTTCGCTGCTGGTGCTGCAGGTGCTCGCGGACCTGCAGCGCGAGGGCGCGCCGCCGCTGTCGACCAACCTGTTCTTCCGCCATCCGACGCCCGCCGCCATCGCGGCGCAGTTGCAGCCGGCCCCGGAGGCATCGCCGGTTCCGCAGCCCCTGCCCGTGCGAAAAGACGTTGCCCGCGCTGCCGCCGACGCACCGGAACCGATCGCCCTCATCGCCACCGCCGGCCGCTTCCCCGGCGCGGGCGACGTGGAGCAGTTCTGGGACAACCTCGTCGCCGGGCGCGACACCGTCAGCTTCTTCGACGACGCGAGCCTGGACGCCGGCGTCAGCGAGTCGCTGCGCCGCGACCCGGCCTACGTGCGGGCGCGCGGCGTGATCGACGGCATCGAGGGCTTCGATGCCGCCTTCTTCGGCCTCGGCCCGAAGGAAGCCGCGCTCATGGACCCGCAGCACCGCGTGTTCCTCGAGATCTGCTGGGAGTGCCTGGAGCGCGCGGGCTACGTGCCCGACGAAGCGCCGGGCCCCGTGGGCGTGTATGCGGGCACGTACAACGCCACCTACTTCCAGCGCCACGTGGCCTCGCGGCCCGACCTCGTGGAGGCCGTCGGCGAATTCCAGGTGATGCTGGGCAACGAGAAGGACTACATCACCACCCGCGTGGCCAACCGGCTCAACCTGCGCGGGCCGGCCGTGAGCGTCAACACCGCCTGCTCGACCTCGCTGGTCGCCATCGCCCAGGCCTTCCACGCGCTGCGCACGGGCCAGTGCTACATGGCGCTCGCGGGCGGCGCGTCGGTCACCTGCCCGCCGCGCAGCGGCTACCTCTACAACGAGGGCTCGATGCTCTCGCCCGACGGCCACACGCGCAGCTTCGACGCGCAGGCCAAGGGCACCGTGTTCAGCGACGGCGCGGCCGTGGTGCTGCTCAAGCGGCTGTCCGACGCGCAGGCCGACGGCGACACCATCTATGCCGTGCTGCGCAGCGCCTGCGTCAACAACGACGGCGGCGCCAAGGCCAGCTTCACCGCGCCCAGCGTGGACGGCCAGGCCGCGGTGATCCGTGCCGCACTGGCCGCGGCGGACGTGGACGCACGCAGCATTTCGTACGTGGAAGCCCACGGCACCGCCACGCCGATGGGCGACCCGGTCGAGGTCGAGGCGCTGGCCGTTGCATACGCCGAGCACACCGACGCGCGCGGCTACTGCACGCTGGGCTCGCTCAAGAGCAACGTGGGCCACATGGTCACGGCCGCGGGCGCCGCCGGCCTCATCAAGACGGCGCTGGCGCTGCACCACGAACTGATTCCGCCCACCGCGCATTTCACGGCACCGAACCCGGCGATCGACTTTGCGCGCACGCCGTTCCACGTCAGCAACCAGCTGCAGCCGTGGCCACGGGCCGACCTGCCGCGCCGCGCGGGGGTCAGCGCCTTCGGTGTCGGGGGCACCAATGCGCACGTCGTGCTCGAGGAAGCGCCGGCGCAGCCGCTGCGCGCCATGCAGCCGGGCGTCCATGTGCTGGCGCTGTCGGCCCGCTCGGAGGCCGCCCTGTCGGTCGCGGCGCAGCAGCTGGCGACGCACCTGGAAGAACAGCCCGGGCTGGGCCTCGGCGACGCGGCGTTCACCCTGTGCGTCGGCCGCAAGGCCCATGCCTTCCGCCGCGCCGTGGTGGCCGGCGATGCGGCGCAGGCCATCGAGGCCCTGCGCTCGGAGAACGCGGCGTGGCGCGTGAGCGACCGGATCGCCGAGCGCGCGCCGCAGCCCCTGCTGATGTTCCCGGGCCAGGGTGCGCAGTACCCGGGCATGGGCCGTGCGCTGCATGCCGGCGACCCGGTGTTCGCGGCCGCGTTCGACAACGCCTTGCGCGCCTTCGACGGCGCACTGGACTTCGACCTGCGCGAGCGCATGTTCACCGACGACCCGCAGGCGCTCGCGCCGACGGCCGTCACGCAGCCCGCGCTCTTCACGCTCGAGTACGCGCTCGCACGGCGGCTGCTGTCGCTGGGCCTGCGCCCGCACGCGCTGATCGGCCACAGCGTCGGTGAATTCGTCGCGGCCGTCATCGCCGGCGTGATGCGCCTGGAAGATGCCGCCCGGCTCATTGCCCGCCGCGGCGCGCTCATGCAGGCACAGCCCGCCGGGGTCATGCTGTCGGTGCGGCTCGGCGCGGAGGCGCTGGCCCCTCGGCTCGCGGCCTCGCCCCAGGTCTCGCTCGCCGCGGAGAACGCACCCGGCGCCTGCGTGGCCGCCGGTCCTTCGGAGGCCATCGCCGAACTGCAGGCCGCGCTCGAAGCCGAAGGCGTCGCCTGCCGGCTGCTGCAGACCTCGCACGCCTTTCACTCCGCCATGATGGACGCCGCCGTGGCGCCCTTCGAGGCGCTCGTGCGCCAGGTGGCGCTGCACGCGCCGCAGATCCCGATCTACTCCACGTTCACCGGCCGCCTGCTCGAAAGCGCAGAGGCCACGAGCCCGGCCTACTGGGCGCAGCACCTGCGCGGCACCGTGCGCTTCTCGCCCGCCTTGCAGAGCGCGGCGGGCGACGCCACCCATCCGGTCTTCGTGGAAGTCGGCCCGCGCAACACGCTGGCCGCTCTCGTGCGCCAGCACCGCCTGCCAGGCCTTGCTCCGGCATCGAAGGCCGGCGCCGTGGCGGTATCGCTGCTGCACGGCGAACCGGCCGACGAAACCCGGACCCTGCGCCTCGCCGCCGCGCGCCTGTGGACCTGCGGCGCCGAGGTCGACCTGGCCCTGCTCGCACCGCGCGCCGGCGCCCGGCGCGTGTGCCTTCCCACCTACCCGTTCGAACGCAAGCGTCTGTGGGTCGACATCGCGCCTGCCGCACCGGTGTCGCCGACATCGCCCGCCCTTGCGCCTGTCCTGCCTCTTCTGTCTGTCCTGCCTGTTTCATTGGAGCCGATCGTGACCGCTGCCGCGCCCTCGCCTCAACTGCCTCTGCCTACTCCCCAGCCGCCCGATGCGTCGCGCGCGGCGTCGGTCGACGCCCGATTGCGGGCCCTGTTCGAAGACATCTCGGGCATCGACATGGCGCAGGCCGAGGGCCACGCCCCGTTCGGCGAGATCGGCATGGACTCGCTCACGCTGACCCAGGCCGCCACGCAGATCAAGAAGCGCTTCAAGGTCGAGCTGAGCTTCCGCCAGCTCATGGAAACCTACCGCAGCTTCGACGCGCTGGCCGCATACCTGCTGCAGAGCCTGCCGCCCGAGGCCGAACCGGTGGCCGCGCCCGTCACGGCCGACGTGCCTGCGACACCTGTCGTGCAAGCGGCCATGCAAGCCCCATCGCAAGGGCTCCCGCAGCCCACCGGCCTGCTGAACCAGGTGATCGCGCAGCAGATGGAACTGATGCGCCAGCAGCTCGCGCTCCTGTCCGGCGCCGCCGTTCCGGTGGCGGCAGCGCTGCCCGTGGTGGCAGAGCCCGTGCCCGTCGCGCAGCCACAGCCCACGGAGGCACCGCTGCGTTACGACGTCAACAAGGCCTTCGGCGCCATCGCCCGCATCCACACCCAGCGCAGCGCCGAACCCAGCGCGCGGCAGAAGGCGCGGCTGGCCACCTTCGTGCGGCGCTATGTCGAACGCACGCAGAAGAGCAAGCGCTTCACCGAAGAGAACCGCGCCCACATGGCGGACCCGCGCGTGGTCAACGGCTTTCGCCCGCTGACCAAGGAGATCACCTACCAGATCGTGATCGAGCGCTCCAAGGGCTCGAAGATGTGGGACATCGACGGCAACGCGTACGTCGACGCGCTCAACGGCTTCGGCCTGAACCTGTTCGGCTGGCAGCCCGATTTCGTGCAGGACGCCGTGCGGGCCCAGCTCGATGCGGGCTACGAGATCGGGCCGCAGCATCCGCTCGCGGCCGATGTGACCCGCCTCATCTGCGAGCTCACGGGCAGCGAGCGTGCCGGCCTGTGCAACACCGGCTCCGAAGCCGTGATGGCGGCGCTGCGCATCGCGCGCACCGTCACCGGGCGCAGCACCGTGGTGGCCTTCACGGGCTCCTACCACGGCACCTTCGACGAAGTGCTGGTGCGCGCCGGAAAGGGCGGCAAGGGCCTGTCGGCCGCGCCGGGCGTGATGAGCGGCATGTTCGGCGACATCCGCGTGCTCGACTACGGCACGCCCGAGGCGCTCGCCTTCATCCGCGACAACGCCGCAGACCTGGCGGCCGTGCTGGTCGAGCCGGTGCAAAGCCGCCGCCCCGACTTCCAGCCGCGCGAGTTCCTGCACGACGTGCGCGACATCACCACGAAGCACGGCTGCTGCCTCATCTTCGACGAGGTCATCACCGGCTTTCGCACCGCGCTGGGCGGCGCGCAGGAACTGTTCGGCGTGCGCGCCGACCTCGCCACCTACGGCAAGGTGATCGGCGGCGGCTTTCCGGTCGGCGTGATCGCCGGCAAGCGCGAGTTCATGGACGCGCTCGACGGCGGCGCCTGGCAGTACGGCGACGACTCGATCCCGGGTGTCGGCGTGACCTACTTCGCCGGCACCTTCGTGCGCCATCCGCTCGCGCTCGCCGCGGCCAAGGCCTCGCTCATGCATCTGAAGGAGGCCGGGCCCGCGCTGCAGGCCGGGCTCAACGCCAGCACGACCGCCATGGCCGCGGAACTCTCGGGCTGGTGCCAGGAGGTCGGCGCGCCGCTCGCGATCCGTCATTTCTCGTCGCTGTGGCGCGTGAGCTGGCTCGAAGACCACCCGATGCAGGACCTGCTGTTCGCCATGATGCGCAGCCGCGGCGTGCACATCCTGGACAACTTCCCGTGCTTCCTCACGAGCGCACACAGCGCCGAGGACATCGCTTTCATCCAGCGCGCCTTCAAGGAATCGGTCGCCGAGATGCAGGAATCCGGCTTCCTTCCGCGCCGCGCTCCCGCCCCCACCCGCTTCGACGCGCGCAAGCCCGTCGAAGACGGCAGCGTGCTGGCCCGCGACAGCGACGGCCGGCCGTTCTGGCACGTACCCGAAGACGCCGCCTCGCACGAGCGCCTCATCAACGGAAAGGCCGCAGCATGA
- a CDS encoding NAD(P)/FAD-dependent oxidoreductase, whose amino-acid sequence MDEVDCAVIGAGVVGLAVARALALAGREVWVLESEGAIGTGTSSRNSEVIHAGIYYPQGSLKATLCVEGRDALYGYAHSRGVPHRRCGKLIVATSAEQVSQLDVIRAKAAANGVDDLVLLTAQQAQAMEPQLYCVAALHSPSTGIVDSHALMLSLLGDLENAGGMLALRSPIARAECVDGAVVLIAADGTALRCRTVVNAAGLGAPALARRFEGMPASAVPREHFAKGSYFTLAGRAPFGRLIYPVPEPGGLGVHLTLDLGGQAKFGPDVQWVEAADDLVVDPARGDRFYDEVRRYWPALPDGALIPGYAGMRPKISGPDEPAADFLIAGPASHGVPGLVHLFGIESPGLTSSLAIGRHVAQLLAEA is encoded by the coding sequence ATGGATGAAGTCGATTGCGCCGTCATCGGCGCTGGCGTGGTGGGTCTGGCCGTGGCGCGCGCATTGGCGCTCGCGGGCCGGGAGGTGTGGGTGCTGGAGTCCGAAGGGGCGATCGGCACCGGAACGAGTTCCCGCAACAGCGAGGTGATTCACGCGGGCATCTACTACCCGCAGGGGTCGTTGAAGGCCACGCTGTGCGTGGAAGGCCGCGACGCTCTCTATGGCTACGCGCATTCGCGCGGCGTGCCGCACCGCCGCTGCGGCAAGCTCATCGTGGCGACGTCCGCCGAACAGGTGAGCCAACTCGACGTGATCCGCGCCAAGGCCGCGGCCAACGGCGTGGACGACCTGGTCCTGCTCACCGCGCAACAAGCCCAGGCGATGGAACCGCAACTGTATTGCGTCGCGGCGCTGCATTCGCCGAGCACGGGCATCGTCGACAGCCACGCACTGATGCTGAGCCTGCTCGGCGACCTCGAGAACGCGGGCGGCATGCTGGCGCTCAGGTCGCCGATCGCGCGTGCCGAATGCGTGGACGGCGCGGTCGTGCTGATCGCCGCCGATGGTACGGCCCTGCGCTGCCGCACCGTGGTCAACGCCGCAGGACTGGGCGCACCGGCGTTGGCACGCCGCTTCGAAGGCATGCCGGCATCGGCCGTGCCACGCGAGCACTTCGCCAAGGGCAGCTACTTCACGCTCGCGGGCCGCGCGCCTTTCGGCCGGCTCATCTATCCCGTGCCGGAGCCGGGCGGTCTCGGCGTGCATCTGACGCTAGACCTCGGCGGGCAGGCCAAATTCGGGCCCGACGTGCAATGGGTCGAGGCTGCCGACGATCTGGTGGTCGATCCAGCGCGTGGCGATCGCTTCTATGACGAGGTGCGCAGGTACTGGCCCGCGTTGCCCGACGGTGCGTTGATTCCCGGCTATGCGGGCATGCGCCCGAAGATCTCGGGACCGGACGAGCCCGCGGCCGACTTCCTGATCGCGGGGCCGGCGTCGCATGGGGTGCCGGGGCTGGTCCATCTCTTCGGCATCGAGTCACCGGGCCTCACCAGTTCCCTGGCCATCGGACGGCATGTCGCGCAGCTGCTCGCCGAGGCCTGA
- a CDS encoding phage holin family protein, with translation MKLLSLFGLDARIRRLRIAAAEGALAAEDRVQLLRMAWEDEKQRLKLTLVLIVAVLGLTTVAVALLSMAVVVHYWDTPYRVTAAWVVAGVWTVLWLAAAIGLMRSLSNASSSFIPTFQEFERDWAWVQDRFNLGKDPELDDEAPRPPRPATREALLARMERQRERIATLQGGRDTQPASGEPVNESPAATALRLAREHPVAVGVAAAAAVAVIRPKRLLRWATVIAPVLWRMRRG, from the coding sequence ATGAAACTGCTGTCCCTGTTCGGGCTCGACGCCCGCATCCGTCGGTTGCGCATCGCTGCCGCCGAAGGTGCGCTGGCGGCCGAGGACCGGGTGCAGTTGCTGCGCATGGCCTGGGAGGACGAGAAGCAGCGCCTGAAGCTGACCCTGGTCCTGATCGTCGCCGTGCTGGGGCTGACCACCGTCGCGGTGGCGCTGCTCTCGATGGCGGTGGTCGTGCACTACTGGGACACGCCGTACCGCGTCACCGCCGCCTGGGTGGTGGCTGGTGTCTGGACGGTGCTGTGGCTGGCGGCCGCCATCGGCCTGATGCGCAGCCTGAGCAACGCCTCGAGCAGTTTCATTCCGACCTTTCAGGAGTTCGAGCGCGACTGGGCCTGGGTCCAGGACCGCTTCAACCTCGGCAAGGACCCGGAGCTGGATGACGAGGCGCCGCGTCCGCCGCGCCCCGCGACGCGCGAAGCGCTGCTGGCCCGCATGGAGCGTCAGCGTGAACGCATCGCCACCCTGCAGGGCGGTCGCGACACGCAACCGGCTTCGGGCGAGCCGGTCAACGAATCGCCAGCGGCCACGGCGTTGCGCCTTGCGCGCGAACACCCGGTGGCCGTCGGCGTCGCTGCTGCCGCGGCGGTGGCGGTGATTCGCCCGAAGCGGCTGTTGCGCTGGGCCACGGTCATTGCGCCCGTGCTCTGGCGCATGCGCCGCGGCTGA
- a CDS encoding quinone-dependent dihydroorotate dehydrogenase, with translation MPLLLPSSLYGLARPFLFGFDPEHAHEITLDGLARTQNTPLACAYAATRVEDPIQLAGLNFPNRVGLAAGLDKNARCIDAFAAMGFGFVEVGTVTPKGQPGNPKPRMFRLPQRDALINRLGFNNEGLDAFLANVQKARFRKQAGGSKSPMLLGLNIGKNAATPIERAVDDYLACLDGVYPHADYVTINISSPNTANLRSLQSDEALDALLGAVAERREALATHHGKRAPLFVKIAPDLDDAQVAVIAATLQRHGMDGVIATNTTLARDAVAGLPHAQEAGGLSGAPVREASNRVIAQLRAALGKGFPIIGVGGILSAADAKAKIAAGADVVQIYTGLIYRGPGLVRETAQALQQDRRKA, from the coding sequence ATGCCCCTGCTGCTGCCCTCTTCGCTCTATGGCCTGGCCCGCCCTTTTCTGTTCGGTTTCGATCCCGAGCACGCCCATGAAATCACCCTCGACGGGCTGGCCCGCACCCAGAACACGCCGTTGGCCTGCGCCTACGCGGCGACGCGCGTCGAAGACCCCATCCAGCTCGCGGGCCTGAATTTCCCCAACCGCGTCGGTCTGGCCGCCGGGCTGGACAAGAACGCACGCTGCATCGACGCCTTCGCGGCCATGGGCTTCGGCTTCGTCGAGGTCGGCACGGTCACGCCCAAGGGCCAGCCGGGCAACCCGAAGCCGCGCATGTTCCGCCTGCCGCAGCGCGACGCGCTGATCAACCGGCTCGGCTTCAACAACGAAGGGCTCGACGCCTTCCTGGCCAACGTGCAGAAGGCGCGCTTCCGCAAGCAGGCGGGCGGCAGCAAGTCGCCCATGCTGCTGGGCCTGAACATCGGCAAGAACGCGGCCACGCCGATCGAACGCGCGGTCGACGACTACCTGGCCTGCCTGGACGGTGTCTACCCGCACGCGGACTACGTGACGATCAACATCTCCAGCCCCAACACGGCCAACCTGCGCTCGCTGCAGAGCGACGAAGCCCTCGACGCCCTGCTGGGCGCCGTGGCCGAGCGGCGCGAAGCGCTGGCCACGCACCACGGCAAGCGCGCGCCGCTGTTCGTGAAGATCGCACCCGATCTCGACGACGCCCAGGTCGCGGTGATCGCCGCCACGCTGCAGCGCCACGGCATGGACGGCGTGATCGCCACCAACACCACGCTCGCGCGCGACGCGGTGGCGGGCCTGCCGCATGCGCAGGAAGCCGGCGGCCTCTCGGGCGCACCGGTGCGCGAAGCCAGCAACCGGGTGATCGCGCAACTGCGCGCTGCCCTGGGCAAAGGCTTTCCGATCATCGGGGTGGGCGGCATCCTGAGTGCGGCGGATGCCAAGGCCAAGATCGCCGCGGGCGCGGACGTGGTGCAGATCTACACCGGCCTGATCTATCGCGGCCCCGGGCTGGTCCGCGAAACGGCCCAGGCGCTGCAGCAGGATCGCCGCAAGGCCTGA